The following are encoded in a window of Paraburkholderia hospita genomic DNA:
- a CDS encoding cobalt-precorrin-5B (C(1))-methyltransferase — translation MRDETPEQPAPLRSGYTTGSCATATSLAAARLLLSGIASDVAEIVLPKGQHVPMQLVFCRLIDGGKDGAEAGTVKDAGDDPDVTHGAVVFARVRLADEPGVRFHAGPGVGTVTRAGLTLPVGEPAINPVPRQMMTAHLAELAAEHGYAGGFEVTIGVENGEALAQKTMNPRLGIVGGLSILGTTGIVRPFSCSAYIASIHQGIDVARANGYRHIAACTGNASEDAMRAYYRLPDIALIEMGDFAGAVLKHLKRAPVDKLSMCGGFGKLSKLAAGHLDLHSRNSSIDLPQLAAWSAGHAASDAALQAAIVGANTSQEALAMAREKGVPLGDIVCALARDVARDIVPASVEVEMFAIDRQGNIIGVAR, via the coding sequence ATGCGCGACGAAACGCCCGAACAACCCGCGCCGCTGCGCAGCGGCTACACGACGGGAAGCTGCGCGACGGCGACGTCGCTGGCGGCGGCGCGTCTGCTGCTGTCGGGTATCGCGAGCGATGTCGCGGAAATCGTGCTGCCGAAAGGCCAGCATGTGCCGATGCAACTCGTGTTCTGCCGCCTGATCGACGGCGGTAAGGACGGCGCCGAAGCGGGCACCGTCAAGGACGCGGGCGACGATCCCGACGTCACGCACGGCGCCGTGGTGTTCGCGCGCGTGCGTCTCGCCGATGAACCCGGCGTGCGTTTTCATGCGGGGCCGGGCGTCGGCACGGTGACGCGCGCGGGCCTCACGCTGCCCGTCGGCGAGCCGGCCATCAACCCGGTGCCGCGTCAGATGATGACCGCGCATCTCGCCGAACTGGCCGCCGAGCATGGCTACGCGGGCGGCTTCGAAGTGACGATTGGTGTCGAGAACGGCGAAGCGCTGGCGCAGAAGACGATGAATCCGCGCCTGGGCATTGTCGGCGGGCTGTCGATACTCGGCACGACGGGTATCGTGCGGCCGTTTTCGTGCTCGGCGTATATCGCGTCGATCCATCAGGGCATCGACGTCGCGCGCGCGAACGGCTATCGGCATATCGCCGCGTGTACGGGCAATGCGAGCGAAGACGCGATGCGCGCTTACTACCGGTTGCCCGATATCGCGCTGATCGAGATGGGCGACTTCGCGGGCGCGGTGCTCAAGCATCTGAAGCGCGCGCCCGTCGACAAGCTCAGCATGTGCGGCGGCTTCGGCAAGCTGAGCAAACTCGCGGCGGGGCATCTCGATCTGCATAGCCGCAATTCGAGCATCGACTTGCCGCAACTCGCCGCGTGGTCGGCCGGACATGCCGCGAGCGACGCCGCGTTGCAAGCCGCTATCGTCGGCGCGAACACGAGCCAGGAAGCGCTCGCGATGGCACGGGAAAAAGGCGTGCCGCTCGGCGATATCGTCTGCGCACTTGCGCGCGATGTGGCGCGCGACATCGTGCCCGCGTCGGTCGAAGTCGAGATGTTCGCGATCGACCGGCAGGGCAACATCATCGGAGTGGCGCGATGA
- a CDS encoding bifunctional cobalt-precorrin-7 (C(5))-methyltransferase/cobalt-precorrin-6B (C(15))-methyltransferase, protein MSAWLTVVGMGDDGFAGLGKTARRALIDASVIYGGERHLAMLPVCLSAAREPWPHPFDIAPVLARRDTPVCVLASGDPMFYGVGATLARYVAADQLRVLPAPSSVSLAAARLGWALQDVATVSLVGRPLAALQMHLHDGARVFVLSADGATPAAVAAWLVERGFGATRMIVMEHLGSASERLIDARAHDWSIAETASLNVIALDCRRDASSDAPRLALTPGLPDDAYRHDGQLTKRDVRALTLGRLAPAPGELLWDVGAGCGSIGIEWMRAHASCRAIAIEANGERQRFIEHNRDALGVPGLQLIAGKAPDALQGLPAPDAIFIGGGVTAHGVLDACWRALKQGGRLIANAVTLEGEAALVAWRAQHGGTLTRIALAEAQALGGFETWRSALPITLLDTRKP, encoded by the coding sequence ATGTCGGCGTGGCTGACCGTGGTGGGAATGGGCGATGACGGTTTTGCCGGCCTGGGGAAAACGGCGCGGCGCGCGCTGATCGACGCGTCCGTGATCTATGGCGGCGAACGGCATCTGGCGATGCTGCCCGTGTGCCTGTCCGCCGCGCGCGAGCCTTGGCCGCATCCGTTCGACATCGCACCCGTGCTCGCGCGGCGCGACACGCCCGTGTGCGTGCTGGCGAGCGGCGATCCGATGTTCTACGGCGTCGGCGCGACGCTCGCGCGCTACGTTGCCGCCGATCAATTACGCGTGCTGCCCGCGCCGTCGTCGGTGTCGCTTGCGGCGGCGCGTCTTGGCTGGGCGTTGCAGGATGTGGCGACCGTGTCGCTGGTCGGGCGGCCGCTTGCCGCGTTGCAGATGCATCTGCATGATGGTGCGCGCGTATTCGTGCTGAGCGCGGACGGCGCGACGCCTGCCGCCGTCGCCGCATGGCTCGTCGAACGCGGCTTCGGCGCGACGCGCATGATCGTGATGGAGCATCTGGGCAGCGCATCCGAACGCCTGATCGACGCTCGCGCGCACGACTGGTCGATCGCCGAGACGGCGTCGTTGAACGTGATCGCGCTCGATTGCCGGCGCGATGCGTCGTCCGATGCGCCACGGCTCGCGTTGACACCGGGACTGCCCGACGACGCCTATCGTCACGACGGCCAGTTGACGAAGCGCGACGTGCGCGCGCTGACGCTCGGACGCCTTGCGCCCGCGCCCGGCGAACTGCTGTGGGACGTCGGCGCAGGCTGCGGGTCGATCGGTATCGAATGGATGCGCGCGCACGCCAGTTGCCGCGCGATAGCGATCGAAGCGAACGGCGAACGTCAGCGCTTCATCGAGCACAATCGCGACGCGCTCGGCGTGCCCGGACTGCAACTGATCGCAGGCAAGGCGCCTGACGCATTGCAAGGCCTGCCCGCGCCCGACGCGATTTTCATCGGCGGCGGCGTGACCGCGCATGGTGTGCTCGACGCCTGCTGGCGCGCGTTGAAACAAGGCGGGCGGCTGATTGCGAACGCCGTCACGCTCGAAGGCGAGGCGGCGCTCGTCGCGTGGCGCGCGCAGCACGGCGGCACGCTGACACGTATCGCGCTTGCCGAGGCGCAGGCGCTCGGCGGCTTCGAAACGTGGCGCTCCGCGCTGCCGATCACGCTACTCGACACCCGCAAACCGTGA